Proteins encoded within one genomic window of Chitinophaga parva:
- the pheT gene encoding phenylalanine--tRNA ligase subunit beta, producing MTISYNWLCDYLPVQPTPEQLSVILTRIGLEVESLEKKETVKGSLEGLVIGEVLTTAQHPNADKLKLTTVSIGGAEPLNIVCGAPNVAPGQKVIVATIGTTIYPIEGEPMTMKKAKIRGEESQGMLCAEDEIGLGRGHAGILVLDASLEPGTPARQVFNVSEDYVYEIGLTPNRMDAMSHLGVARDVCAYLNNENNNQDYSAKVPAIPALPKAAVSLPISVSIENTLANPRYAGLSITGVKVGPSPDWLKNRLQTIGVRPISNIVDITNFVLHETGQPLHAFDATAIKGASIVVKNLPQDTPFVTLDEKERKLDAADLIITNGAGEPMAIAGVFGGAHSGVKDDTTSIFLESAAFASASIRPTSFRHGLRTDAATRFEKGVDIAQVPYALQRAAALICELAGGQVASDIVDVYPDPKPKAQVTVSYTYIHRLSGKAYPVTRIHNILVSLGFEILSQTAESLTVAVPYSKPDISLPADIVEEVMRIDGLDNIEIPATISIAPSLSAQPDKERIKEKIADYLAANGFHEIFTNSITNSKYYPEEQQASLVHMLNSLSADLDVMRPSMLESGLESVAHNLNRKNEDLLFFEFGKTYGVSDKGYTEHDHLCLYLTGHKTPEHWQQKPELVDFYYLKGFVINIFAQLGIKGLEWEEATDGGLQPAYTLKAQKKAVAVLGAVSGAKLKRFDVKQAVWYADMDWQRIIKLVGQKSDKFFTEIPKFPAVRRDLALVLDKQVKFAAVAQAAAGVKSPLLQQMNLFDVFESEKLGANKKSYAVSFTFQDAQKTLTDKEIDSVMEKLVNTFTSQLQAEIRK from the coding sequence ATGACGATCTCGTATAACTGGTTATGTGATTACCTGCCGGTACAGCCCACGCCGGAGCAACTTTCTGTAATACTGACCCGCATAGGGCTGGAAGTGGAAAGCCTGGAAAAGAAGGAAACGGTAAAAGGCAGCCTGGAAGGCCTGGTGATCGGCGAAGTGCTGACCACCGCGCAGCACCCCAATGCAGATAAACTGAAACTCACCACGGTAAGCATTGGCGGCGCGGAGCCCCTTAATATCGTGTGCGGCGCGCCTAACGTGGCTCCCGGCCAGAAGGTGATCGTGGCTACCATTGGCACTACCATCTACCCCATTGAAGGGGAGCCCATGACCATGAAAAAAGCCAAGATCCGTGGGGAAGAAAGCCAGGGCATGCTCTGTGCGGAAGATGAAATAGGCCTGGGCCGCGGCCATGCCGGCATCCTGGTGCTGGACGCCTCCCTGGAACCGGGCACCCCCGCCCGCCAGGTATTCAACGTATCCGAAGATTATGTATATGAAATAGGCCTCACGCCCAACCGTATGGATGCCATGAGCCACCTGGGCGTGGCCCGCGACGTGTGCGCTTACCTGAATAACGAAAATAACAACCAGGATTACAGCGCCAAAGTGCCCGCCATCCCGGCACTGCCAAAAGCCGCTGTCAGCCTGCCCATCAGCGTAAGCATTGAAAATACCCTGGCCAATCCCCGTTATGCCGGCCTTTCCATCACCGGCGTTAAAGTGGGCCCCTCGCCAGACTGGTTGAAAAACCGCCTGCAGACCATTGGCGTACGGCCCATCAGCAACATTGTAGACATTACCAACTTTGTATTGCATGAAACCGGCCAGCCCCTGCATGCCTTCGATGCCACTGCCATCAAAGGCGCCAGCATCGTGGTAAAGAACCTGCCCCAGGATACGCCTTTTGTAACCCTGGATGAGAAGGAACGTAAGCTGGACGCGGCAGACCTCATCATCACCAATGGCGCCGGCGAGCCGATGGCCATTGCCGGTGTATTTGGAGGCGCTCACTCCGGGGTAAAAGACGACACGACCAGCATTTTCCTGGAAAGTGCTGCCTTTGCCTCTGCCAGCATACGCCCTACCTCCTTCCGCCATGGCCTGCGCACAGACGCGGCCACCCGCTTTGAAAAAGGCGTGGACATTGCCCAGGTGCCCTATGCCCTGCAGCGTGCAGCCGCCCTGATCTGCGAACTGGCCGGGGGCCAGGTGGCATCAGACATCGTGGATGTGTATCCCGATCCCAAACCCAAAGCACAGGTAACCGTTAGTTATACTTACATTCACCGCCTGAGCGGCAAGGCCTACCCCGTTACCAGGATCCACAACATCCTGGTGAGCCTGGGCTTTGAGATCCTTTCCCAAACGGCGGAAAGCCTCACCGTGGCAGTGCCTTACAGCAAACCGGATATCAGCCTGCCCGCCGACATCGTGGAGGAAGTGATGCGCATAGACGGGCTGGATAATATTGAAATACCCGCCACCATCAGCATAGCGCCTTCTTTAAGCGCGCAGCCGGATAAAGAGCGGATCAAGGAAAAGATCGCAGATTACCTGGCGGCCAATGGCTTCCACGAAATATTCACCAACTCTATTACCAACAGCAAGTACTATCCCGAGGAGCAACAAGCTTCCCTGGTGCACATGCTGAACAGCCTGAGTGCGGACCTGGACGTGATGCGCCCCTCCATGCTGGAAAGTGGCCTGGAAAGCGTAGCCCACAACCTGAACCGCAAGAACGAAGACCTGCTCTTCTTTGAATTTGGCAAGACCTACGGTGTATCCGACAAAGGCTATACGGAGCACGACCACCTTTGCCTGTACCTCACCGGCCACAAAACACCGGAACACTGGCAGCAAAAGCCGGAACTGGTAGACTTCTACTACCTGAAAGGCTTTGTGATCAACATCTTTGCACAACTGGGCATTAAAGGCCTGGAGTGGGAAGAGGCCACAGACGGGGGATTGCAGCCGGCATACACCCTCAAGGCACAGAAAAAGGCAGTAGCCGTGCTGGGCGCCGTAAGCGGCGCCAAGCTGAAACGCTTTGACGTAAAACAAGCAGTGTGGTATGCAGACATGGACTGGCAACGGATCATAAAACTGGTAGGCCAGAAGTCAGATAAGTTCTTTACGGAAATCCCGAAGTTCCCCGCCGTGCGCCGCGACCTGGCCCTGGTGCTGGACAAGCAGGTAAAATTTGCCGCGGTGGCACAAGCCGCTGCCGGCGTAAAAAGCCCGCTGCTGCAACAAATGAACCTGTTTGACGTATTTGAAAGCGAAAAACTGGGCGCCAATAAAAAATCCTACGCGGTAAGCTTCACTTTCCAGGATGCGCAGAAAACGCTCACGGATAAGGAAATTGACAGCGTAATGGAAAAACTGGTGAACACATTTACCTCCCAATTACAGGCGGAAATCCGCAAATAA
- the dnaB gene encoding replicative DNA helicase, producing the protein MDLNLKKDRNVRRKPAVDVSTQIYGKVPPQSKELEEAVLGAIMLEKGAFDTVVEILKSDCFYVEAHKKIFLAMIRLAGKSMPVDILTVVEELRFMGELDLVGGPFYVSQLTNSVVSSANVEAHARIILQKFIQRELIRISGEILSESYEDTADVFDLLDSAESKLFEITNNHLRKNYDSIDRVLVNTMKRIEDLRNKGDDITGVPSGFPSLDKVTYGWQPTDLIILAARPAVGKTAFALNLVRNAALHPRFPKGAAIFSLEMSSGQLVARILAAEAEIKLEKITRGKLEEYEMKKLMTHGVERLAKAPIFVDDTPALNIFELRAKCRRLVHNNGVGIIIIDYLQLMSGSADGKNTNREQEISKISRELKGLAKELQVPVIALSQLSRDVEKRKDGNKMPQLSDLRESGAIEQDADMVLFLYRPEYYDINQNEMGESNKGETHVRIAKHRNGQLDTIKLRAVLEYQRFEDDGSLENPGGPSFPGGGGNSFAGMRPGSGDNDEAKLYIQKGSKMNDMDFGDEGFEDAPF; encoded by the coding sequence ATGGATCTGAATCTTAAGAAAGACCGCAATGTGCGCAGGAAACCCGCTGTAGACGTGTCCACCCAGATTTACGGGAAAGTACCGCCCCAGTCCAAAGAGCTGGAAGAAGCCGTGCTGGGTGCCATTATGCTGGAAAAGGGCGCTTTCGATACGGTGGTCGAGATCCTGAAATCAGACTGTTTTTATGTAGAGGCCCACAAAAAGATCTTCCTCGCAATGATACGCCTGGCCGGCAAATCCATGCCGGTAGACATTCTCACCGTGGTGGAAGAGCTCCGCTTCATGGGAGAACTGGACCTGGTGGGTGGCCCTTTTTATGTGAGCCAGCTGACCAACTCCGTGGTATCTTCCGCCAACGTGGAAGCCCACGCCCGCATCATCCTCCAGAAATTCATCCAACGGGAACTGATCCGCATTTCCGGCGAGATCCTCAGTGAATCTTACGAAGACACCGCCGACGTGTTTGACCTGCTGGACAGTGCGGAATCCAAGTTGTTTGAGATCACCAACAACCACCTGCGCAAGAACTATGACTCCATTGACCGCGTGCTGGTAAACACCATGAAACGCATCGAGGACCTGCGCAATAAAGGCGATGATATTACCGGGGTGCCCAGCGGCTTCCCCTCCCTGGACAAAGTAACCTATGGCTGGCAGCCCACAGACCTTATCATCCTGGCCGCCCGTCCGGCGGTGGGTAAAACCGCGTTCGCCCTGAACCTGGTGCGCAACGCAGCCCTGCATCCCCGCTTCCCCAAAGGTGCGGCCATCTTCAGCCTGGAAATGTCGTCCGGCCAGCTGGTAGCGCGTATCCTCGCCGCGGAGGCCGAGATCAAACTGGAAAAGATCACACGTGGCAAGCTGGAAGAATATGAAATGAAAAAGCTGATGACCCACGGGGTGGAACGCCTGGCCAAGGCCCCCATTTTCGTGGACGATACGCCGGCGTTGAACATCTTTGAGCTGCGGGCCAAGTGCCGCCGCCTGGTGCATAACAACGGAGTGGGCATCATCATCATCGACTACCTGCAGCTGATGAGCGGCAGTGCAGACGGCAAGAATACCAACCGTGAACAGGAGATATCCAAGATATCCCGTGAGTTGAAAGGCCTGGCAAAAGAGCTCCAGGTGCCGGTGATCGCCCTGTCCCAGCTAAGCCGTGACGTGGAAAAACGTAAGGATGGTAACAAGATGCCCCAGTTGAGTGACCTCCGTGAATCCGGCGCCATTGAACAGGATGCGGACATGGTACTGTTCCTCTACCGCCCGGAATACTACGATATTAACCAGAACGAAATGGGCGAATCCAATAAGGGTGAAACCCACGTGCGTATTGCCAAACACCGTAATGGCCAGCTGGACACCATCAAGCTGCGCGCGGTGCTGGAATACCAGCGTTTTGAAGATGATGGCTCCCTGGAAAACCCCGGTGGCCCGTCCTTCCCCGGCGGTGGCGGCAACAGCTTTGCCGGCATGCGCCCCGGTTCCGGCGACAACGACGAGGCAAAGCTCTATATCCAGAAAGGGTCTAAAATGAATGATATGGACTTCGGCGACGAAGGCTTTGAAGACGCTCCGTTCTAG
- a CDS encoding MATE family efflux transporter produces MKQLYANYRHHYKENFRLAYPVVISQLGHTLVQLSDSIIIGHTGDVPLAAVSLGVSIFTVFLVGGLGISYGLTPLIAQADGGGDRPACGYFLQHSLVINLLTGLLLCGVLMVLSYNMGFLHEPPIVATEAAPFLRLLGASMIPLMFFQTFRQFTEGLGFTRQAMNITIVGNVINIVLGVTLVYGFKLGVVGVGIATFTDRVLMGVAMCYYVLRNQRFKPYLVGVQLKNFSRKVAWRILGIGAPVGLQSVFEVSAFSGAAIMVGWIGVADLAAHQIAISLASMTFMAASGISAAAGIKSGNFLGRRNFPELRRSAIASYHMVLLFMGCTAILFMLLRHVLPGFYIQDPVVEPIAAHLLLIAAFFQLFDGTQVVGLGILRGMGDVKVPTVITLFAYWGFALPVGYWLGIQLGWGVGGIWWGLLLGLLASSVLVFIRFHFRTRRLAAAQV; encoded by the coding sequence ATGAAACAACTGTACGCAAACTACCGTCATCATTATAAAGAAAATTTCCGCCTGGCTTACCCGGTGGTGATCTCCCAGCTGGGTCACACACTGGTACAGCTGTCAGACAGTATTATTATTGGCCATACCGGCGATGTGCCACTGGCCGCGGTGTCACTCGGGGTGAGCATTTTCACCGTGTTCCTGGTGGGCGGACTGGGTATTTCCTATGGCCTTACACCGTTGATCGCGCAGGCAGATGGCGGGGGAGACAGGCCGGCGTGCGGTTATTTCCTGCAACACAGCCTGGTTATCAACCTGCTTACCGGGTTGTTGCTTTGCGGGGTGCTGATGGTGCTGAGCTACAACATGGGCTTCCTGCACGAGCCGCCCATTGTGGCCACAGAAGCCGCGCCCTTCCTGCGTTTGCTGGGGGCGTCCATGATCCCGCTGATGTTTTTCCAGACCTTCCGGCAGTTCACCGAAGGGCTGGGCTTTACCCGCCAGGCGATGAACATTACCATTGTGGGCAACGTGATCAATATTGTGCTGGGCGTAACGCTGGTGTATGGATTTAAGCTGGGGGTAGTGGGGGTAGGTATTGCCACGTTTACAGACCGTGTATTAATGGGCGTGGCCATGTGTTATTACGTGCTGCGCAACCAGCGCTTCAAACCTTACCTGGTGGGCGTACAGCTCAAGAACTTTTCGCGGAAGGTGGCCTGGCGCATTCTCGGTATAGGCGCGCCCGTAGGCCTGCAATCTGTGTTTGAGGTGAGTGCGTTCAGCGGGGCTGCTATCATGGTGGGCTGGATAGGCGTGGCAGACCTGGCGGCCCACCAGATCGCCATCAGCCTGGCATCCATGACATTTATGGCGGCCAGCGGTATCTCCGCGGCAGCGGGTATCAAGAGCGGTAATTTCCTGGGCCGGCGCAATTTCCCGGAACTGCGCCGCTCTGCCATTGCCAGTTATCACATGGTGCTGTTGTTCATGGGGTGCACGGCTATTTTATTTATGCTGCTGCGGCATGTATTGCCGGGCTTCTACATCCAGGATCCGGTCGTGGAGCCTATTGCGGCACATCTGCTGCTCATTGCGGCCTTCTTCCAGTTGTTTGACGGTACGCAGGTAGTGGGCCTGGGCATCCTGCGCGGCATGGGCGATGTGAAGGTGCCTACGGTGATCACATTGTTTGCCTACTGGGGCTTTGCGCTGCCGGTGGGCTACTGGCTGGGTATACAACTGGGCTGGGGCGTGGGCGGCATCTGGTGGGGGTTGTTGCTCGGGTTACTGGCATCGTCGGTGCTGGTGTTTATCCGCTTTCACTTCCGCACGCGCAGGCTGGCGGCAGCACAGGTTTAA
- a CDS encoding 16S rRNA (uracil(1498)-N(3))-methyltransferase has protein sequence MDLPIFFAKTISPSSQTFTLDEDTSKHVIMVLRHKNGDTILLADGRGNRYRCTIVDDNRKRCGVHVEEVTKMPAPRPHCAIGIAFTKNASRNEWFLEKAMEIGIQRIIPLLSKRTEKEKFKMERLENILVAAMMQSQQYYLPVLQEPVAFDTLVKEDTTTQRFIAHCLPEEKEYFGDALVKGQDALILIGPEGDFAPEEIDLALENGYKPVSLGSTRLRTETAGMVACVIMQRVNEVR, from the coding sequence ATGGACCTGCCCATTTTTTTTGCGAAAACCATTTCGCCATCCTCCCAAACATTTACCCTGGATGAAGATACTTCCAAGCATGTGATCATGGTATTGCGCCACAAGAATGGCGATACCATCCTGCTGGCCGATGGCCGGGGAAACCGCTACCGCTGCACCATTGTGGATGATAACCGCAAGCGCTGCGGTGTGCACGTGGAGGAGGTAACAAAGATGCCGGCGCCCCGGCCTCATTGTGCCATTGGCATTGCCTTTACCAAGAATGCATCACGCAATGAATGGTTCCTGGAAAAGGCCATGGAGATCGGCATCCAGCGCATCATCCCTTTGCTGAGCAAGCGCACAGAGAAAGAGAAATTTAAAATGGAAAGGCTGGAAAACATCCTGGTAGCTGCCATGATGCAAAGCCAGCAATATTACCTGCCGGTGCTGCAGGAGCCGGTAGCTTTTGATACGCTGGTAAAAGAAGATACCACTACCCAACGTTTCATCGCCCACTGCCTGCCCGAAGAAAAAGAATACTTTGGCGACGCCCTGGTGAAAGGGCAGGATGCGCTGATCCTCATCGGCCCGGAAGGCGATTTTGCACCCGAAGAAATAGACCTGGCCCTGGAAAACGGCTACAAGCCGGTATCACTGGGCAGCACCCGCCTGCGCACGGAAACGGCAGGCATGGTAGCGTGTGTGATCATGCAGCGCGTAAATGAAGTAAGATAG